In Thunnus thynnus chromosome 11, fThuThy2.1, whole genome shotgun sequence, the following proteins share a genomic window:
- the spc25 gene encoding kinetochore protein Spc25, which produces MASITDPNMSDMFTNSMREIHNKHLKVYEEIIDTTVELCQSHRQFVKSALDTCLKKCKDDEMLFDTIQTFKRDLQQKSVSLKEKQHAISEVISEVQQKEMQKDSLIQKIEKLKEEQVKRKDLIKSQNKANKDRLRNLQKARVVFQDHLGLEIRTIQGKTQLVKGEKLQFVFRHINPADQDSAYIVTMGIKEDGSYQIVSSDPSLECLPVLEKRLQETNNLPAFLANVRKEFISQARC; this is translated from the exons ATGGCGTCCATAACTGACCCAAACATGAGTGACATGTTTACCAATTCAATGAGGGAGATCCACAACAAACATCTTAAAGTATATGAGGAGATAATCGACACAACAGTGGAGTTGTGCCAGTCCCACAGACAGTTTGTGAAATCTGCACTTG ATACATGTTTAAAGAAATGTAAGGATGATGAAATGCTGTTTGACACAATACAAACATTCAAAAGAG ACCTGCAACAAAAAAGTGTGTCACTGAAGGAGAAACAGCACGCCATTTCTGAAGTAATATCTGAGGTTCAGCAGAAGGAGATGCAGAAAGACAGCCTTATCCAGAAGATTGAGAAACTTAAAGAGGAACAAGTCAAGAGAAAAGACT tAATCAAATCccaaaataaagcaaacaagGACAGACTGAGGAATCTCCAGAAAGCCAGAGTAGTCTTCCAGGATCATTTGGGACTGGAGATACGAACAATCCAAGGCAAAACACAACTGGTGAAAG gtgAAAAGTTGCAGTTTGTTTTCCGACATATCAATCCTGCTGATCAGGACAGTGCCTACATCGTCACAATGGGGATCAAAGAAGATGGATCATACCAGA TTGTGTCGAGTGACCCCTCGCTCGAGTGTTTGCCTGTCTTGGAAAAACGGCTTCAGGAGACCAATAACTTACCAGCATTCCTGGCAAATGTCAGGAAGGAGTTTATCTCACAGGCTCGTTGCTAA
- the LOC137192648 gene encoding LOW QUALITY PROTEIN: glucose-6-phosphatase 2-like (The sequence of the model RefSeq protein was modified relative to this genomic sequence to represent the inferred CDS: substituted 1 base at 1 genomic stop codon): MLKEQPQMDFVYSSGVLVIQHLQTNYKEYHDFLNFMSTVGDPRNIFSVYFPLWFHLSHDVGTKMIWAAVFGDWFNLIFKWILFGQRPYWWVHETHFYHNDSVPYLEQFHITCETGPGSPSGHAMGSSCVWYVMITSALSFIRPSSVKSVQSFQRXDALLFRLLKSSLWMTFWLIQISVCVSRVFIATHFPHQVILGLLAGMLVAEVFDHIPSIYYASLKVYIQTNVFLFSFAACFYLLLKLTDIDPLWSVTKAKTWCANPDWIHLDTTPFAGLVRNLGALFGLGLAMNSEMFIQSCKGKNSYKTRFKLMCVTATLTFLQLYDFIKMPTHTEVLFYVLSFCKSASVPFSVVAVIPYCVHLLIGEEDRKLR; this comes from the exons ATGCTGAAGGAGCAACCTCAGATGGATTTTGTCTACAGTAGTGGGGTGCTGGTCATACAGCACCTCCAGACCAACTACAAGGAATACCACGACTTCCTCAACTTCATGTCGACTGTTGGTGACCCCCgtaatattttctctgtttatttccCCCTCTGGTTCCATCTCAGTCATGATGTGGGCACCAAGATGATATGGGCGGCTGTTTTCGGAGATTGGTTCAATCTTATTTTCAAATG GATTCTATTTGGGCAGCGACCTTACTGGTGGGTGCACGAAACTCACTTCTACCACAATGATTCAGTCCCCTATTTGGAACAATTTCACATAACATGTGAAACAGGTCCAG GTAGTCCATCTGGTCATGCCATGGGCTCATCATGTGTGTGGTATGTGATGATCACGTCTGCTCTCAGCTTCATCCGACCCTCCAGTGTCAAATCTGTCCAGAGTTTTCAGAGGTAGGACGCTCTCTT GTTTCGTCTTCTGAAGTCTTCTTTGTGGATGACTTTTTGGCTCATTCAGATAAGTGTTTGCGTGTCCAGGGTTTTTATTGCCACACATTTCCCACATCAGGTTATCCTCGGTCTTTTAGCCG GTATGCTGGTTGCTGAAGTGTTTGATCACATCCCCTCAATCTACTATGCAAGCTTGAAAGTGTACATCCAGaccaatgtttttcttttctcttttgctgCTTGCTTTTATTTGCTACTCAAATTAACGGACATTGATCCTCTGTGGTCAGTTACTAAAGCCAAGACGTGGTGTGCTAACCCAGACTGGATCCATCTTGACACCACTCCTTTTGCTGGTCTGGTGAGAAACCTGGGAGCCCTGTTTGGTCTGGGCCTGGCCATGAACTCGGAGATGTTTATTCAGAGCTGTAAGGGGAAAAACAGCTACAAAACCAGATTTAAACTCATGTGTGTGACAGCAACTCTCACATTTCTGCAACTGTATGATTTTATCAAAATGCCCACTCACACTGAGGTTCTGTTTTATGTCCTGTCATTTTGTAAGAGCGCTTCAGTTCCCTTCAGTGTAGTTGCTGTTATTCCGTACTGTGTTCACTTGCTGATcggagaggaggacaggaagcTACGTTAA